The following are encoded together in the Ptychodera flava strain L36383 unplaced genomic scaffold, AS_Pfla_20210202 Scaffold_78__1_contigs__length_561843_pilon, whole genome shotgun sequence genome:
- the LOC139128917 gene encoding uncharacterized protein produces the protein MVIIKTRGQHKGHELTINHKNTVTIDSEVVTSDVHRDTGEAGMTYERIEEGVHYVWPQEGDWQLKYTSHHSKVAIECRHNSSLTGNTCGLLGNNNGDKTDDLMKADGSMAADFNEVGDSYAVPKSCPP, from the exons ATGGTGATCATCAAAACCCGCGGTCAACATAAGGGCCATGAGTTGACCATCAACCACAAGAACACTGTCACT ATTGATAGTGAGGTAGTGACCTCTGATGTTCATAGAGACACCGGCGAAGCTGGCATGACATACGAGAGAATTGAAGAGGGCGTGCACTACGTTTGGCCCCAGGAAGGTGACTGGCAGCTAAAGTACACTTCACATCACAGCAAGGTGGCCATTGAATGCCGTCACAATTCTAGCCTGACAGGAAACACCTGCGGTCTCCTCGGTAACAACAACGGGGACAAAACTGATGATTTGATGAAGGCGGATGGTTCCATGGCTGCGGATTTCAATGAGGTAGGAGACTCCTACGCAGTGCCTAAAAG TTGCCCACCATGA